ATGACGCTCCTCAGTAAGGCCCAAACGATCCTCTAAGACGGTTGGAGGCCCCCTGTCGCCCCCCCCTACCCTGGTCAGATGCTAACTCTCTGAAGCCCGTTCTTCCAACGCCGCCGCCCCCGACTACCCGATCCGCCCGTGCCATGGACATACCACGGGATCAAGAAGCCGCTGCATTGCGTTCGTCATGCTTGGCAGATGCGGTCGCAATGCGGACGCATGGTGATGCTGATAGGCTGCCCCGGAACGCCAAGGATCCGGCCATGCTTAGACTGTCGCTCGTCGTCCTACCCACCCTCGCACTCCTTGGGGCCTGCGCCAAACCTCCAGAGACTTGGACGGCCTTCGTCTACCCTCCCGGGAGATCCTTGGCTGCTGAAGACGCCTCCAGGGCGATCTACGGCCACTACGAGTCATTCGAACAATGCCAAAGCGCCTCCATTAGCGCACTCAGGCAATCGGCCGCTGAAAACCCATCCGACGACCTCGGGAGCTATGAGTGCGGCGTTGGCTGCCGTTACGAGAAGGAGTGGGACATGTACGTCTGCAAGGAGACCCGGAAGTAAGGCTAGTGCAGTGGGAAAATGTCCTGGATCGAATGGAACATATCCACCCCGGCGATCCACCGTCCATTGCTGAAGTAGCTGACCAACCCGCATTGGCAGTTGCCACCGCTCAGGACGGGGCATCGCCCGTCATGTAGGTCGTACGCCCTCCAAGGCGCGCCAATTGCAGCGGTAGCCACTTGCATCCGGCCTTCGAAATCCTCAGGCAGGCATTGTCGTTCGGCAGCGAAGACTTCGTAGGTCACACCGTCCCAGGACTCGACAGCTCCATCTACTTCTACAGTAGAAATCGAGGTCCGATCCTCAACCATGACTGCCGTCCTCCTCGGATGGTGCAGGGGAGACAAAGTGGACCGTGATCCCTTGGACGGGTGCCGAGTCAGGGTCTACGCCAACCGATTGGACCGGCTTGCCATAGCCACGATCCAGCAATGCCTCGCTGGCCGCCTTGGCGAGAGCAGCGTTATCGCCCCGCATGATGGTCACCAGCTTCTCAATGGCCTCTTGGCCGTACTCTCGCGCCAACTGCCGAACCTCGAAATCTACCTTGGGCCGGCCACTCGGGTTGCCCGACTGCCCTGGCTTAAATGCCATAGCTTTCACCTATTGTTTTCAGTTGTTACCAGTGCAAGTCCGTGCCTACGGAATGCCCTGTCCGCAGCGCCCAGACCCACCTCCGCCACGTGTCGCCGTAGGAAGCTCGCGGCGACCTCGGTAACGTCCAAGCCGCCAAGGTAGACACGCTGACCTGTGTTAGCTCGAAGCATCACTGCAGCGATGCCCTTCACTGCTGAGGGCGATAAGGAAGGAGTCATGGCTCGTCTCCTAAGCCTTCTTGGTCGTGATGAACCCGCGCTTGTAGTCCACGGGGTTACTGCCTGCGAATCGGCCGCCTACGATGCCTGGCATGCCGCCTCCAGTTGCTTGGCCGCTACCACCGCCTGAGCCGCCCCCAATGAAGCCGCCCACGTTGTTGCCCAGACCAAGGTTCGACCCGGTCGGAGCCGCTACCTGCTGGCCCCATACGCTCTGTGGGTTCCACTGGCCGATGCTTGCCATCCCATTGCCAAACTGGGTGTTGCCGAAGCTGCCCATAGAGCCAGCTCCTCCCGTGTAGCCGTACCAGCTGCCGCCAGGACGCTGGGCGCCTAGGCCCAGGTTCTGTGCTGTCATCTGCGAAGGCGTGGGCGCAGTGAATGCTCGGCTCGACGCGGGAGCACCCGGGATATCAACCTGCTCCATGACTGGGCCACCGATACCGTAGTCAGCCCCTCGGTTCACCCAGCCGGATAGACCCCGATCCACAAGCAACCCGGTGCCAGGGACAAACATGTTTGCGAGGAACTTGATGCCGGTGGCTATGGCGGCTCGCCCGCCGTTGCCCATGTAGTTTCCGCGAGCGTCAAAGACATTCCCTGGTACCGCCCCGTTAACAACGCGATTGCGCGCCCCCGCGAAGAAGGCTGGAACTCTAGAACCTGCCATTACTTACCCCTTGGGCACCTGCCGTGCCCATTCATTTTCTTAAGTGTTTGAGTAGCGGGGCCAGGTGTATCCTGACCCCACACCTCTCCGATGGACGGGAAATGGACGCTTGGAAAAAGACGAGCTATCCCCTGCCGCAGCCGCTGGAAAGCAACCGCGTTTCTGACGGACGGAAGGGCGGCCTGTACGG
The sequence above is a segment of the Stenotrophomonas maltophilia genome. Coding sequences within it:
- a CDS encoding DUF5681 domain-containing protein; this translates as MAFKPGQSGNPSGRPKVDFEVRQLAREYGQEAIEKLVTIMRGDNAALAKAASEALLDRGYGKPVQSVGVDPDSAPVQGITVHFVSPAPSEEDGSHG